The Streptomyces sp. NBC_00435 nucleotide sequence GTGCCGCACCTTGGTCCCGGCCACCTCGGTCTCGCCCACGTACGTCACCGCTTGCGCGCCGCGCAGCAACTCGGCGGCGGCCATCGGGTCGGTGGCCCCGCCCGTGACGAGGTTCCCGTCGGCGAGGGCCGTCGTGTCGACCCGTACCCACTTGTCGTCGGGGACGCCCGCACCGCGGTTCTTCATGTAGAGGGCCCCGGGGACCAGCAGCTCGGTGATGGGCCGGTGTTCGGCCTGGCCCTTGGCGTCGTCGGGGAGCATGACCAGGAGCTGGCTCATCCGGCTCTTGAAGTCGACCCCGCCCTCGCCCCGGATCGTGACCCGGGTGCCGCCGGTCGCCATTTCCATGGCGGTACGGGCCTGCGCGCTCCCGGTCGCGGCCAGCGTGTCGGCGGCTGCGCGGACCGTCGCCGCCGGGTCACCGGAGGGGCGGGCGTCATCGCCGGCGACCGCGTCGCCGCCGCATCCGCTCAACGCCGCAACCGTCAGGGCCAGACCGGCCGCGACCGTCGCCCGACCCGCGCGTCCCAGCGTCCACCTGTGCTGGTGCACCACCATCGCCTGCCAACCCCCAACGCGTGACCGCTGTCTGCCGAGGCCCTCACCCACTCCGCTTAACGACTCCCCGCCCCTCCCGTCACGGCCCACCCCCCGCCCCGCACCCCAACGGGACAGCCCCGAGCCCCTTGTCCCACAACGCCGACGGGGGCGCGCGGCGGGGGCGCAGCCTGCGGGGGCCGGGGGCGCAGCCCTGGTTTCGGGAAGGGGTGGGTAGGGGAGGAACAGCCCCGCAGGGCCCCGCCGTCCAGCCACCCGCACGGGCAGGATTCCGCTCCCGCGAGGCGAGGTGGCACCCGCAAGGCAGTCCCCCGCCCCACCCAGGCCCGGTACCGTGGTGCCGTGGAACCGCACACCGAAGCGACTCTTGTCCCTCCGTTTGCCGCCGTGCCGCTGCCCCGCGACCCCGCGGGACCGGCCTCGGCCCAGCCGTCCACCGGTCACGCCACGAGCACCTCCGACCGAGGGGCGTTCTGCCTGGCCCTCTGCACCTGCGGCTGGCGCGGCCCGGCCCGCCGCTCCCGCGACCTGGCCCGCAAGGACGCCACCCGCCACGCCTCGGAGTAGCCCCGGCCTCCCGTTCCCCCGATCGGACGGCCCGGCTGGCCGACCCGCCCGGGAGCGGATGCCCTTGACTCATGCCCGGACCCGCGCCCCGACTCGCCGCCCTCCTCTGGGCCCTGCTGATCGCGTTCGCCCCGGCCACAGAGGCCTCGGCCGCCCCCGCCCGGGCCAGCCCCGTGGGCACGGCCGACGGACCCGGCGACGTCGCCCTGGCCATCGGTGTCACCACCGCCGCGGCCACCGCGACCGGCCTGTGGCTGCGCTCCCGCTACCGTCGCTCCGACGCGGATCCGGACGGTACCGAGGGCGGCGGCGACCCATGACCCCGCCACCGCGCCCCCGCACCCGCCCGGCCGCGATCCGCCTCTGCTTCGGAGCCGCGGCACTGTGCCTGCTGGCAGCCGTAGCGCTGACCGTCTGGGACTCGTACGGCATCGGATGAACACCGCGCCGGCCGCGCCGCAGCCCGCACGCCGGCCCCGCCCAGCACACCTTCAGGCGGCGAGGTCGCTCTCGTGCCCCCGCCCAGGCGGCGGAGTCGCGGCGGCGGCCGCCGCGAGGTCCACCGGCCGGGCCGTCACACGGCCCCGCGCCCGCACCAGTACGCCCAGCCGCGCGGACCGGCCCACCGCCCGCACCAAGGGGGTCAGCAGCGCCATCGCGAGCGGTGCGAGCAGCAGTACCACCGCGGTGCCCAGCGCGAGCCCCCCGATGACGTCGGTCGGATAGTGGAGGCCCATGAAGACCCGGGTGAAGCCCTCCACCAGGGCCAGCCCGATCCCGATGTAGCCGAGCCGGCGGTGGGCGACGAACAGCCCCACCCCCAGCGCCATCGCGAGCGTGGCGTGATCGCTGACGAACGAGAAGGCGCTGTGGCCCGCCCCGATGCCGGGATCCAGCACCTCGACCCCGCCGTGCTGCGCGGCCGGCCGCGGCCGGCCCACGAACTCCCGCAGCGGGACGTTCAGAAGCAGCGCGGCCCCGGCGGCGAGCGGCGCCCACACGAGCGCGGCCAGGGACTCGACGGCGGCGGCCTCGTCCTGCCGGCGCGCCCCGCGCCAGCACCAGAGCATCAGGAGCGCGAGGGCGAGCAGGATCCCGTACTCGCCGACGACGGACACCGCCCGGTCCAGCCAGCTCGGGGCTCGCCCGGCCAGTCCGTTGATCTCGTACAGCAGGCTTACATCCACGTTCGGCCCACCCGTTGTGAGTCCAGCCATGGTGATGCGGCCCCTTGCCCTTGCCTCGGTCCCCCTGCGGCCGCACCCCTGCGTGCGGCCCTTCGCCCCCCGGTGATCAGTCCGGTGTTTCCGATGATTCCGTCCCTGTGCCCCATGGAACGCCCGTTCTGGCGGCTACGTTCCACTCTCCACCGAATGATCACCCCAACGTTACCGAAGAGTGACTCATCGTCGCAGCTCAGGGCCTTTGCTTCACACTGTGTTGCCGACGGTTTCGCGCCTCGGCAGCGCCTCCGCACCGTCCTTCGTCACCCGGGTCGCACCGAAGTAGTCGGGCGTGTCGATCTTGTCGAAGCGGATCACCGCGCCGGTGTACGGGGCGTTGATCATGTACCCGCCGCCCACGTAGAGCCCGACGTGCCGGATCTCCCGGGAGTTCGTCAGGTCGTCGGAGAAGAAGACCAGGTCCCCCGGCAGCAGTTCCGCCCGCGAGGGATGCGGGCCGGCGTTGTACTGGTCGTTCGCGACCCGGGGCAGATCGATCCCCACCGACTCGTACGCGGCCTTCGTCAGACCCGAGCAGTCGAACCGGCCGTCCTGGTCGGGCGTCCCGTTCCCGCCCCACAGGTACGGGGTCCCCAGCTGCTTCTGTGCGAAGTAGATCGCCCCGGCGGCCTGCTGCGAGGGCGCCACGCGTCCGACGGGGGCCTCGAAGCTCTTGGCGAGGGTGGTGATGGTCTTCACGTACCCCTCGGTCTCCCGGAACGGCGGGACGCCCTGATACTGCGTCACCGCGCCGGGACCGGCGTTGTAAGCGGCCAGCATGTTCCGGACGGGGTCCCCGGGCACCTTGCCCACGTAGCGCGCCAGCTCGCAGTCGTACGAGGCCGCCGACGGGATCGCGTCGTTCGGATCCCAGATGTCGCGGTCCCCGTCACCGTCCCCGTCGATGCCGTGCGTCGCCCAGGTCCCGGGGATGAACTGCGCGATGCCCCGCGCGTCCGCCGGACTCACCGCGCTCGGGTTCCACCCGCTCTCGGAGTACAGCTGGGCCGCCAACACCGCCGGACTGAGCGTGGGGCAGAGGTTGCCCCACTTCTGCACGAGGGACTGGTACTTCCCCGGCACGGCCCCCTTCGCGAGCCCCAGGGCGCGGCCGCCGGCGCCGCTCGCGATGCCCGCGGCCGCCGAGTACGTACCGATCACGAGCAGGGCGAGAAAGCACAGGCATGCCCCGAAGCTGATTCCACCGACCACCCAGAGTCTGCGCACCCGCCAACCTTCCCCCATCGAACGGCTTTTCCCGGGGTTCCCGCCACCCCGTGTCGAATCATCCCGTCCGGGGGCCACCACAGAAACCGTTGCAGGGCGAGGAGTTGGGGCACGAGTCCGGCAAATGGCCGAACTCATAGGAAGATACGAATACTCCCACGCCCGGGGGATCCCTGTCCCCGCGCCTGCCCCACGCCTATCCCCGCGGCGCCACGAAGAGACTCTGCGCGCTCCGCCCGATGGGGCCCTTCTCGTCGTGCAGCCGGGCGTCCGCCAGGCCGATCCCGGCCGCGTCCACGCTCGTACGGGCCTCCACGCACACCCACTCGCCGACCGGATGGCGGTGCAGGTGCACGGTCAGGTCGCCGTTGACGAACACGTACTTCCCGAAGTCCATGACGGAGCTGATGCCGTTGCCCGAGTCCGCCGCGACCAGTACGCGGTCCAGCGGCCTGGGCTCCTCCCCCGCCACCAGCGGCACCCTCATCCGCATCCAGCAGGTACCGGGTCCCAGTTCGACGAACGCGCCCCGCGTGAACCGGGTCTCCATCGCCGAGTGGTAGCCCTTCTCCCACGGCACCGGGAAGAAGGGCGTCACCCCCACCTCCCCGGGCGGCGGCAACTCCGGCCCGGGCACCACGGCCGGTACGGACTCCCGCGCCATCCGGATCCGCAGCGCCCGCGCCAGCATCACGGGCGCGGCCCCGGCGGGGGCGAGCGCGGCCTCGACCACCTCGGTGCCCCGGCCGGCCCGGAGCACACTGGTGGTCAGCTCCAGCGGACCGATCGGCACCGGGCGCAGGATCTCGTACGTGATCCGGGCGATCCGCATGTCCTCCCGCCCGCCCGGCCGTTCCTCGACGGCCCGCCCGAGCAGCGCGGCCGGCGGACCGGCGTGCTGCGAGCCGGGATCCCACGGCCCGCGCGTGTAGCCGGTCGCCAGGAACCGC carries:
- a CDS encoding thioesterase family protein; this encodes MGVGSAAGSAAGGSVESAAEGFYERIDTGRFLATGYTRGPWDPGSQHAGPPAALLGRAVEERPGGREDMRIARITYEILRPVPIGPLELTTSVLRAGRGTEVVEAALAPAGAAPVMLARALRIRMARESVPAVVPGPELPPPGEVGVTPFFPVPWEKGYHSAMETRFTRGAFVELGPGTCWMRMRVPLVAGEEPRPLDRVLVAADSGNGISSVMDFGKYVFVNGDLTVHLHRHPVGEWVCVEARTSVDAAGIGLADARLHDEKGPIGRSAQSLFVAPRG
- a CDS encoding phosphatase PAP2 family protein, which codes for MAGLTTGGPNVDVSLLYEINGLAGRAPSWLDRAVSVVGEYGILLALALLMLWCWRGARRQDEAAAVESLAALVWAPLAAGAALLLNVPLREFVGRPRPAAQHGGVEVLDPGIGAGHSAFSFVSDHATLAMALGVGLFVAHRRLGYIGIGLALVEGFTRVFMGLHYPTDVIGGLALGTAVVLLLAPLAMALLTPLVRAVGRSARLGVLVRARGRVTARPVDLAAAAAATPPPGRGHESDLAA
- a CDS encoding C40 family peptidase translates to MRRLWVVGGISFGACLCFLALLVIGTYSAAAGIASGAGGRALGLAKGAVPGKYQSLVQKWGNLCPTLSPAVLAAQLYSESGWNPSAVSPADARGIAQFIPGTWATHGIDGDGDGDRDIWDPNDAIPSAASYDCELARYVGKVPGDPVRNMLAAYNAGPGAVTQYQGVPPFRETEGYVKTITTLAKSFEAPVGRVAPSQQAAGAIYFAQKQLGTPYLWGGNGTPDQDGRFDCSGLTKAAYESVGIDLPRVANDQYNAGPHPSRAELLPGDLVFFSDDLTNSREIRHVGLYVGGGYMINAPYTGAVIRFDKIDTPDYFGATRVTKDGAEALPRRETVGNTV